The following coding sequences lie in one Methanobrevibacter olleyae genomic window:
- a CDS encoding UbiA family prenyltransferase — protein MNAYLEIIRPGNAIMAAIAVILMMFVGHYYDLAIILCALIVFVSTGAGNTINDVFDYKIDKINKPNRPIPSGRISLKNARNYSYLLFGIGIILSIIDSYLVNSIWPSVIVIPAVIIMYLYAKNLKVMPLLGNITVAILTGFCFVIAGTVIACATESLNILFISIYLGLFAVFMTLAREIVKDMEDIEGDKLEGARTFPILYGKRIPSFISIILIVATTLICPILYIFKIFNISYMIIMIIPIVIFLYSAYSLKLNPSEETCTKVSKNLKIAMLISFLAFVVGSFNFFNFV, from the coding sequence ATGAATGCTTATTTAGAAATAATTCGTCCAGGAAATGCAATTATGGCAGCTATTGCTGTAATTTTGATGATGTTTGTTGGTCATTATTATGATTTAGCTATAATACTTTGTGCTTTAATTGTATTTGTATCTACTGGAGCAGGAAATACTATTAATGATGTTTTTGATTATAAAATAGATAAAATTAACAAGCCTAATCGTCCAATTCCATCAGGAAGAATTAGTCTTAAAAATGCAAGAAATTACTCTTATTTATTATTTGGAATTGGAATCATATTAAGTATCATTGATAGTTATTTGGTAAATTCTATTTGGCCTTCTGTAATTGTTATTCCTGCAGTAATTATAATGTATTTATATGCAAAAAACCTTAAAGTGATGCCTTTACTAGGAAATATTACTGTTGCTATTTTAACAGGCTTCTGCTTTGTTATTGCAGGTACTGTCATAGCCTGTGCTACAGAGTCATTAAATATTTTATTTATTTCAATTTACTTAGGATTATTTGCTGTTTTTATGACTTTAGCTCGTGAAATTGTTAAAGATATGGAGGATATTGAAGGTGATAAATTAGAGGGTGCAAGAACTTTTCCAATTTTATATGGCAAGAGAATTCCCTCATTTATATCAATTATTTTGATCGTTGCTACAACTTTAATCTGTCCCATTCTTTATATTTTTAAAATTTTTAATATTTCTTATATGATTATTATGATTATTCCAATAGTCATTTTTTTATATAGTGCATATAGTTTAAAATTAAATCCTTCTGAAGAAACATGTACAAAAGTTTCTAAAAATCTAAAAATAGCTATGTTAATTAGTTTTCTAGCATTTGTAGTAGGATCTTTTAATTTTTTTAATTTTGTATAG
- a CDS encoding glycosyltransferase family 39 protein, translating to MAFKSVFEDLNISRNDFLYLFILTVFSILITYVLINLNEYIGIYCSDVFIYLSNSLVFAGYSSSILYLYLAPFICFLTSILFRLGFLSEISLYLVTGVFCIFGNIGIYVLLKNKFSSLLSLCGAFLFGSFSLNLLWWANGTLDVPAAALSIWVIIFTLLAIDEDSKYYKVAIPLLVLAIFTRYTALFLLPLIVLYYISYHDFFSNLDLLFLNREEFFLKIRLYLKSEEFRNILKSCILALILIILFSASILNYGSNLSFLTQTSTFASGSKGEIIDNAYTNDTFFYLHDFPNFLFSDNVKFDGVIPILFGSNYVSYLLIGLFAIGIFLFIYNLFNSKRKKDFRFDNLRENKLNCELKSDNELKEFNGLSDKDLKSDNELKEFNGLSDKDLKSDNELREFNGLNNKYIKKYFKYFVGILFVLLLFISILSFKINSIITITILLVDLVILFAFLKKNDINRELYSSNILFLAWFLVYFIFFTFLNIKVNRYIITVFPAFIYFVIFAINGILDFASRFKFFEFKKKNLLNIIPIILIIFCIFSAFTFPSTVHLKEDFNKNKVIADYLIQYDSNYASKDVAVFNQRSYNWFLKMYTIPLTDNQLSFLESSDIDYYISDDNFKLENYTMIYNKNGLYLYERIN from the coding sequence ATGGCTTTTAAAAGTGTTTTTGAGGATTTGAATATCTCTAGAAATGATTTTTTATATTTATTTATTTTAACAGTTTTCAGTATTCTCATTACATATGTCCTTATAAATCTTAACGAATATATTGGAATATATTGTTCAGATGTTTTTATTTATTTATCTAATTCATTGGTTTTTGCAGGCTATTCTTCCAGTATTTTATATTTGTATTTGGCTCCTTTCATCTGCTTTTTAACATCTATTTTATTTAGACTGGGCTTTTTATCTGAAATATCTCTTTACTTAGTAACTGGCGTTTTCTGTATTTTTGGAAATATTGGCATCTATGTACTTCTAAAGAATAAGTTTAGTTCTTTATTATCTCTTTGTGGTGCATTTCTTTTTGGCAGTTTCTCTCTTAATTTACTTTGGTGGGCAAATGGGACATTAGATGTACCTGCAGCTGCTTTATCTATATGGGTAATTATTTTCACACTTCTTGCTATTGATGAAGATTCAAAATATTATAAAGTTGCAATTCCTTTATTAGTTTTAGCTATTTTCACACGTTATACAGCATTATTTTTATTACCTTTGATAGTATTATATTATATTTCTTATCATGATTTCTTTAGTAATTTAGATTTATTATTTTTAAATAGAGAAGAATTTTTTCTAAAAATTAGATTATACCTAAAAAGTGAAGAATTTAGAAATATATTAAAATCTTGCATTTTAGCCTTAATTTTAATAATTCTATTCTCAGCTTCAATTTTAAATTATGGCTCTAATTTGTCATTTTTAACTCAAACTTCTACATTTGCTTCAGGTTCTAAAGGAGAAATTATTGATAATGCCTATACAAATGATACGTTTTTCTATCTTCATGATTTTCCAAATTTCTTATTTTCAGATAATGTAAAATTTGATGGAGTAATACCTATATTATTTGGCTCAAACTATGTATCATATTTGCTAATTGGACTATTTGCTATTGGAATTTTCTTATTTATATATAATTTATTTAATAGCAAAAGAAAAAAGGATTTTAGGTTTGATAATCTTAGGGAAAACAAGTTAAATTGTGAATTAAAAAGTGATAATGAATTGAAAGAGTTTAATGGACTAAGTGATAAAGATTTAAAAAGTGATAATGAATTGAAAGAGTTTAATGGACTAAGTGATAAAGATTTAAAAAGTGATAATGAATTAAGAGAGTTTAATGGATTGAACAATAAATATATAAAAAAATATTTTAAGTATTTTGTAGGTATTTTATTTGTTTTATTATTATTTATCTCAATTTTAAGTTTTAAGATAAATTCAATTATAACAATAACTATTTTATTAGTTGATTTAGTTATTCTGTTTGCATTCTTAAAGAAAAATGATATTAATAGAGAATTATATTCCTCAAATATTTTATTCTTAGCATGGTTTTTAGTTTACTTTATCTTTTTTACATTTTTGAATATTAAGGTAAATAGATATATTATAACTGTATTTCCAGCTTTTATTTACTTTGTAATTTTTGCTATTAATGGGATATTAGATTTCGCTTCTAGATTTAAGTTTTTTGAGTTTAAGAAAAAGAATCTTTTAAATATTATTCCAATAATTTTAATAATATTTTGCATATTCTCTGCATTTACATTTCCTTCAACTGTTCACTTAAAGGAAGATTTTAATAAAAATAAAGTGATTGCAGATTATTTAATCCAGTATGATTCAAATTATGCTTCAAAAGATGTTGCAGTATTTAATCAGAGGTCTTATAATTGGTTTTTAAAAATGTACACTATTCCATTAACAGATAATCAATTAAGTTTCTTAGAATCAAGCGATATTGATTATTATATTTCGGATGATAATTTTAAGCTAGAAAATTATACTATGATTTATAATAAAAATGGTTTGTATTTATATGAGAGGATTAATTAA
- a CDS encoding glycosyltransferase, translating to MKKVILIAFYFNQVNEIASKRLRALAKYLPQFGWEPIIIVPDLGFIPKENNDLNCRIIYTDYEDMFAHFLNKFKLSIDSNSNSNSNSNSNSNSNSNSNSNSNSNSNSNSNGDSDNNNFKNDFKYESKEDLKNSNVEDKLKDSTSFSNPIVSKAISIAGEVFAYPDAMKYWYNSAFKEASKIIEEEEIYGIISSSWPITCHTVAKGLKDKYDIFWIADLRDLWNLNPYVSHTFIRKYFEMRLELKTFENTDILTTTTDLASKTLKTLHPNNKIVPILSGYDEDDFKYLDDLLVNKDNLLNSNFSNSSSDKLKFIYAGSLYGGKRDPSNLFKAIRQLEDEYKLDSSKFSIEFYGDSTNLEEIASQYNLLNILKIGGKISHEEVLKRQLDSDVLLLISWDNEKEKMFIPGKIYEYFALKKPVLSIGYKEGSLKDLINQTKVGYHVSDLESTKEVLLNMYNEFIENGTVKFNSDINIEDYSMENMAKKFADLLNDFNNR from the coding sequence ATGAAAAAAGTTATCTTAATAGCATTTTATTTCAATCAGGTAAATGAGATTGCCTCTAAACGTTTAAGAGCATTAGCAAAATATTTACCTCAATTTGGATGGGAACCTATTATAATAGTTCCAGATTTAGGTTTTATTCCTAAAGAAAATAATGATTTAAATTGCAGAATCATTTACACCGATTATGAAGATATGTTTGCTCATTTTTTAAATAAATTTAAACTGTCTATTGACTCAAATAGTAATAGTAATAGTAATAGTAATAGTAATAGTAATAGTAATAGTAATAGTAATAGTAATAGTAATAGTAATAGTAATAGTAATAGTAATGGTGATAGTGATAATAATAATTTTAAAAATGATTTTAAATATGAATCTAAAGAAGATTTAAAAAATAGTAATGTGGAAGATAAACTAAAAGATTCCACATCTTTTTCTAATCCAATAGTTTCTAAAGCTATTTCAATAGCTGGTGAAGTTTTTGCATATCCTGATGCTATGAAATATTGGTATAATTCTGCATTTAAAGAGGCTTCTAAAATCATTGAAGAAGAAGAAATCTATGGGATTATAAGTTCTTCATGGCCAATTACATGTCACACTGTTGCAAAAGGTTTAAAAGATAAATATGATATTTTTTGGATAGCTGATTTGAGGGATCTTTGGAATTTAAATCCTTATGTTTCACATACTTTTATAAGAAAGTATTTTGAGATGAGATTAGAGTTAAAAACCTTTGAAAATACAGATATTTTAACAACTACTACAGATTTAGCTTCAAAAACATTAAAAACTTTACATCCAAATAATAAAATAGTTCCAATTTTATCTGGTTATGATGAAGATGATTTTAAATATTTAGATGATTTATTAGTTAATAAAGATAATTTGCTTAATTCAAATTTTTCAAATTCTTCTTCAGATAAACTAAAATTTATTTATGCGGGATCATTATATGGTGGAAAAAGAGATCCTAGTAATTTATTTAAAGCTATTCGTCAATTAGAAGATGAATATAAATTAGATTCCTCTAAATTCTCTATTGAATTTTATGGGGATAGTACTAACTTAGAAGAAATAGCTAGCCAATACAATCTTTTAAATATTCTTAAAATCGGTGGTAAAATATCTCATGAAGAAGTTTTAAAAAGACAATTGGATAGTGATGTTCTCTTATTAATATCTTGGGATAATGAAAAGGAAAAAATGTTTATTCCAGGTAAGATTTATGAATACTTCGCATTAAAAAAACCTGTTTTATCTATTGGTTATAAAGAAGGTTCTTTAAAAGATTTAATCAATCAAACAAAGGTAGGGTATCATGTTTCTGATTTAGAATCAACTAAAGAAGTTTTACTAAACATGTATAATGAATTTATTGAAAACGGAACAGTTAAGTTTAATTCAGATATTAATATTGAAGATTATTCTATGGAAAATATGGCAAAAAAATTCGCAGATTTGTTAAATGACTTTAATAATAGATAG